A single region of the Rathayibacter rathayi genome encodes:
- a CDS encoding NAD(P)H-hydrate dehydratase yields the protein MSDLVSRALLEQRWPLPEPSGSKHSRGDVVVVGGARKTPGAAILAGIAALRTGAGRITLCVAESVASATAVALPECAEWSRSRRRAAVPSPGAASTSWPANSPRRTSP from the coding sequence ATGAGTGACCTCGTCTCCCGCGCCCTGCTCGAGCAGCGCTGGCCCCTCCCCGAGCCCAGCGGATCGAAGCACTCCCGAGGCGACGTGGTCGTGGTCGGCGGTGCCCGCAAGACGCCCGGAGCCGCGATCCTCGCGGGTATCGCCGCGCTGCGGACCGGCGCGGGGCGGATCACGCTCTGCGTCGCCGAGTCGGTCGCCTCGGCGACCGCGGTCGCGCTGCCCGAGTGTGCGGAGTGGTCCCGCTCCCGGAGACGCGCAGCGGTTCCGTCGCCGGGCGCGGCCTCGACGTCCTGGCCGGCGAACTCGCCTCGGCGGACGTCGCCCTGA
- a CDS encoding ADP-dependent NAD(P)H-hydrate dehydratase, whose product MVPLPETRSGSVAGRGLDVLAGELASADVALIGPGLDDPRATAATLRALAPLLDDVPAVHLDAFPLGVLPGQRRTARRLAGRLLLTPNTEEASRLLGTEVEDVERAAVAIAERYGAVVSLFNTITSPDGDAVRIEGEHPGLATAGSGDVLAGATAGLRGRGVAPMGAAAWGSFLHTEADTRLSARIGPAGYLASEIPGEFPRVLAG is encoded by the coding sequence GTGGTCCCGCTCCCGGAGACGCGCAGCGGTTCCGTCGCCGGGCGCGGCCTCGACGTCCTGGCCGGCGAACTCGCCTCGGCGGACGTCGCCCTGATCGGTCCCGGCCTCGACGATCCGCGTGCGACCGCCGCGACCCTGCGCGCCCTCGCGCCACTGCTCGACGACGTCCCGGCCGTCCATCTCGATGCGTTCCCGCTGGGCGTCCTGCCCGGCCAGCGCCGTACGGCACGGCGGCTCGCCGGCCGGCTGCTGCTCACCCCGAACACGGAGGAAGCGTCGCGCTTGCTCGGCACCGAGGTCGAGGACGTGGAGCGCGCGGCCGTCGCCATCGCCGAGCGTTACGGCGCGGTGGTGAGCCTGTTCAACACGATCACCTCGCCGGACGGCGACGCGGTGCGCATTGAGGGCGAGCACCCCGGTTTGGCAACCGCGGGCAGCGGCGACGTACTCGCTGGAGCGACGGCGGGCCTGCGAGGGCGCGGCGTCGCTCCGATGGGTGCGGCGGCCTGGGGATCGTTCCTGCACACGGAGGCGGACACCAGGCTCTCCGCGCGAATCGGGCCCGCCGGCTACCTCGCGAGCGAGATCCCGGGCGAGTTCCCGAGAGTCCTGGCGGGCTGA
- a CDS encoding ATP-dependent DNA ligase codes for MGRLIYDSTLEADFDDRLLAHLQIVIGSKLARNESFYFTWKDSQAVGDGRTSIWLHQAIPLRFKYHGGRAPNINPDWIRQLLADSHTAHGLRISEEPQGNLRSSEEGLL; via the coding sequence ATGGGGCGACTGATCTACGATTCGACCCTCGAGGCCGACTTCGACGACCGGCTGCTGGCGCACCTGCAGATCGTGATCGGCTCGAAGCTTGCGCGCAATGAGTCGTTCTACTTTACCTGGAAGGACTCCCAGGCAGTCGGCGATGGCCGGACCTCGATTTGGCTGCATCAGGCGATCCCGCTGCGCTTTAAGTACCACGGCGGCCGGGCGCCGAACATCAACCCGGACTGGATCCGCCAGCTCCTAGCCGACTCGCACACCGCGCATGGTCTGCGCATCAGCGAGGAACCGCAGGGCAACCTCCGGTCGAGCGAGGAGGGCCTGCTGTGA
- a CDS encoding GNAT family N-acetyltransferase: MPSPRRPGPVALVGRSITLEPMTAAHLDPLRRAIARPEVFAGGYGGGPAGLPGTPEEFRGFAGRYYPWGTGLTFAVLQEGRVVGTTSLADFDERREAAHLGWTAYAPEVWSTAVNPEAKRLVLGLAFDSGYERVKLQADAANARSRAAILRLGAVFEGVLRHDQRRADGSWRDTAVHSILAAEWPAVRDALERRIDAALALTPAPAQPLTGEGPQE; this comes from the coding sequence ATGCCCAGTCCCCGCCGCCCCGGTCCCGTCGCGCTCGTTGGCCGCTCGATCACGCTCGAGCCGATGACCGCGGCGCACCTGGATCCGTTGCGCCGGGCGATCGCCCGCCCCGAGGTGTTCGCGGGCGGCTACGGAGGAGGGCCTGCCGGTCTCCCGGGCACACCGGAGGAGTTCCGCGGGTTCGCCGGCCGCTACTACCCGTGGGGCACAGGTCTGACGTTCGCGGTGCTGCAGGAGGGCCGGGTGGTCGGCACGACCTCGCTCGCCGATTTCGACGAGAGACGCGAGGCCGCCCACCTCGGCTGGACCGCTTACGCGCCCGAGGTGTGGAGCACCGCCGTGAACCCCGAGGCGAAGCGGCTCGTGCTCGGGCTCGCGTTCGACAGTGGCTACGAGCGGGTGAAGTTACAGGCCGATGCGGCGAACGCCCGCTCGCGTGCGGCGATCCTCCGCCTCGGGGCCGTGTTCGAGGGAGTGCTCCGTCACGACCAGCGGCGGGCCGACGGATCCTGGCGTGACACCGCCGTGCACTCGATCCTCGCTGCGGAATGGCCCGCCGTGCGCGATGCCCTTGAGCGCCGGATCGACGCGGCGCTAGCGCTCACTCCCGCGCCGGCGCAACCGCTGACCGGCGAGGGCCCGCAGGAGTAG
- a CDS encoding ABC transporter permease → MRRVRTGSRQGAGAIITVAALSAAFGTTLVQVVAGMMASLHAQRLEDVANVALMLGMVGAVFFTIAVYVGGIVTANAVSTVIAGRTREIALLRLLGASGRSLRGGVVRDGLRQGVLGAVIGLIIGAGLVAAGAEVAFSSGAFTRFDYPLLSPFVVLPLLAVIASTVIASWAGSRRVLAVAPAQALGSSTEPSYEELRRRSGRTVTSVVLVVLGGLLLGGGVLLGTITPLGVLPALLGGVLSFSGIVLGSSVFLPPLTALTGRVLGRGPVARLASANAIRNPARSARAVIGLVIGVSLVTMFAVAAATFGSIMRRSGELNPEGYEQFEQFVSVSTAVMSVLLGFSVVLAAVGMISTLSLSVLQRRRELGLLRALGFTGSQVRAMVVLEAAQMIIAAALFGLVLGSVYGWCGAVSIFASVPHGGIIPPTIPVAMLASVLAVSVVITAISSVLPARAATRVSPVAALAVI, encoded by the coding sequence GTGAGACGGGTGCGCACGGGTTCCCGTCAGGGCGCCGGCGCGATCATCACGGTCGCTGCGCTCTCGGCGGCGTTCGGGACGACGCTCGTACAGGTCGTCGCAGGCATGATGGCCTCGCTGCATGCGCAGCGCCTGGAGGACGTCGCCAACGTCGCGCTGATGCTCGGGATGGTCGGAGCGGTGTTCTTCACGATCGCCGTCTACGTCGGCGGGATCGTCACCGCAAACGCCGTCTCGACCGTCATCGCCGGCCGCACCCGCGAGATCGCGCTGCTGCGTCTGCTGGGTGCCTCCGGCCGCTCCCTGCGCGGCGGCGTCGTCCGCGACGGGTTGCGACAGGGAGTGCTCGGCGCGGTGATCGGCCTGATCATCGGGGCGGGGCTGGTGGCTGCGGGTGCCGAGGTCGCGTTCAGCAGCGGCGCGTTCACCCGGTTCGACTATCCGCTGCTCAGTCCCTTCGTTGTGCTGCCGTTGCTCGCCGTCATTGCCTCCACCGTGATCGCCTCCTGGGCGGGCTCGCGACGGGTGCTCGCCGTCGCGCCCGCGCAGGCGCTGGGCTCCTCGACGGAACCCAGCTACGAGGAGCTGCGCCGGCGCAGTGGCCGCACGGTCACCTCGGTCGTGCTCGTCGTGCTCGGCGGACTCCTGCTCGGCGGGGGTGTGCTCCTCGGGACGATCACGCCGCTCGGCGTCCTGCCCGCCCTGCTCGGCGGGGTGCTCTCGTTCTCCGGGATCGTCCTCGGATCCTCCGTCTTCCTCCCTCCGCTCACTGCGCTGACGGGTCGGGTTCTGGGCCGCGGACCGGTGGCGCGTCTCGCCTCCGCGAATGCGATCCGCAATCCGGCCCGGAGCGCCCGTGCTGTCATCGGCCTGGTGATCGGAGTGAGTCTGGTCACGATGTTCGCGGTCGCGGCGGCGACGTTCGGATCAATCATGCGGCGCAGCGGAGAGCTGAACCCGGAGGGCTACGAGCAGTTCGAGCAGTTCGTCTCGGTGAGCACCGCCGTGATGAGCGTCCTGCTCGGCTTCTCGGTGGTCCTCGCCGCTGTCGGCATGATCAGTACACTCTCGCTGAGCGTGTTGCAGCGCCGCCGCGAGCTGGGCCTGCTCCGCGCCCTGGGCTTCACCGGATCGCAGGTCCGAGCGATGGTCGTGCTGGAGGCGGCGCAGATGATTATCGCTGCGGCGTTGTTCGGGTTGGTGCTCGGCTCGGTCTACGGCTGGTGCGGGGCGGTGTCCATCTTCGCCTCGGTGCCACACGGGGGGATCATCCCGCCGACCATTCCGGTCGCGATGCTCGCCTCGGTCCTCGCGGTGTCCGTCGTGATCACGGCGATCTCGTCCGTGCTGCCGGCGCGCGCGGCCACGCGGGTGTCGCCCGTCGCGGCGCTCGCCGTCATCTGA
- a CDS encoding ABC transporter ATP-binding protein — MQNQTSSVVARVEGVRKLYGSTPPVVALEDVTLSIQRGEFTAVMGPSGSGKSTLMHVLAGLDTASSGRVFLGDEEITSMSDAELTVLRRRSVGFVFQAFNLVPTLDVSGNIRLPFELDGRAVTGAEEEWMNRLIESLGLRERLRHRPHELSGGQQQRVAIARALATRPQLIFADEPTGNLDSRTGREVLTLLRASTREYGQSIAMVTHDPIAAAYADRIVFLRDGAVVDDRRGMSAEEISRAMLAMEGTS, encoded by the coding sequence ATGCAAAACCAAACCTCCTCCGTCGTGGCGCGCGTCGAGGGCGTGCGCAAGCTCTACGGCAGCACCCCGCCCGTCGTCGCCCTCGAAGACGTCACCCTCTCCATCCAGCGCGGCGAGTTCACCGCGGTAATGGGTCCGAGCGGATCCGGCAAGTCGACGCTCATGCATGTCCTCGCCGGACTCGACACGGCCTCCTCTGGCCGCGTGTTCCTCGGCGACGAGGAGATCACCTCCATGAGCGACGCCGAGCTCACCGTCCTGCGCCGCCGCAGCGTCGGCTTTGTCTTCCAGGCGTTCAACCTCGTGCCCACCCTCGACGTCAGCGGCAACATCCGCCTCCCGTTCGAGCTCGACGGCCGCGCCGTCACGGGCGCCGAGGAGGAGTGGATGAACCGGCTGATCGAGTCCCTCGGGCTCCGCGAGCGCCTCCGGCACCGACCGCACGAGCTCTCGGGCGGCCAGCAGCAGCGGGTCGCGATTGCACGGGCGCTGGCCACCCGGCCGCAGCTGATCTTCGCCGACGAGCCCACCGGCAACCTCGACTCGCGCACGGGCCGCGAAGTCCTGACCCTGCTGCGCGCGTCCACGCGCGAGTATGGCCAGTCGATCGCGATGGTGACCCACGATCCGATCGCCGCCGCCTACGCCGACCGCATCGTGTTCCTCCGCGACGGGGCAGTTGTCGACGACCGTCGCGGGATGAGCGCCGAGGAGATCTCGCGCGCGATGCTGGCGATGGAAGGAACATCGTGA